From a single Centropristis striata isolate RG_2023a ecotype Rhode Island chromosome 14, C.striata_1.0, whole genome shotgun sequence genomic region:
- the LOC131985058 gene encoding zinc fingers and homeoboxes protein 2-like, with translation MSSRRKSSNPCMVRVVSDMPEEQDDPEEVMDVEVSADNDATEKEQSEACESAEEKSQDPQQEKTENPDQQTVPKPVENQNPEPLEQKEQPGETEQPPVIEDVEATEEKDRDGGDSDPASQKKQPRGYECKYCPFSTQNLNDFKEHVDSSHPNVILNPLYLCAVCNFNTKKFDSLTEHNESQHPGETNFKFKRIKMNNQTILEQTIEGKDNSVECGVTNEQGESNSSSVFPPCISTTVKTPDSIQSLYKGSEPKSQRDGLIQKNQITAVNINGTVIIPEPTILQGLSHVTPMLQRPPNFNSVPKIAVPLNTTKYNPSLDDNLTLITSFNKFPYPTHAELSWLTAASKHPEDQIKVWFTTQRLKQGITWSPEEVEEARKKMFNGSIPPAHHTFTVLPTVSQPSAKSQQSFVHTTVGHTSYVRTTASNGFSVVGTTNSHAGPSPALKRSLPTHLTTVFGPESKRPIMAVAPHSGDAKDRGLMAPPPPPPPKDRLPMAPPPVPTEMKRSVAAPLVTTEMKRLSATVPLMPPPSSSSSPCLSSKGKILSALGNPKTKPVVSLHSIVFPESLTRPLIVPPPIFAPPFKNSLHYPLSTPITSKEKHPNTHSLPAADLKLPTSPPLITPQMRRPPIIQSIHGLAKAPTQIPGYPLDSKKLKEQQGVEVKASYPRGDKVLTPLLEANGTSRTDGKWSHNQNQSLAHNNGVVHLDGCDPLAALKPDFHQKSSVLTQFPLLERMKGKTAEQLKILEENFLRNSFPTLSDVDNLAGSTRLSHQEIDSWFVERRALRDNLEQALLNSMGTKRMDAGGIAAIAKKRQQQHETLQLNGIHKPSSGVGHLKNPLAPLHSLPIIAPSIPNMNSCSVPPDSRSMALLKDDFAQTRWPSPEEFSQLEGRTGRAELARWFTDSRLQSGSMELTELFHNNGVNGGQGLPPVCSPKNTPPSILQRCQDGALTNNNNNNSSKVLEVELGWLMEQRANSLSSHEELQDRFAGRLRQQTAAELKNGGQNGGVMGGAREVFGSWLDDGHSRRGRELLLERDRKLTEDTSGRLTG, from the exons aTGTCCAGTCGTAGAAAGTCCTCTAACCCCTGCATGGTCCGGGTCGTCAGCGACATGCCCGAGGAGCAAGACGACCCCGAGGAGGTGATGGACGTGGAAGTATCGGCGGACAATGATGcaacagaaaaagaacaatcagaAGCTTGTGAATCTGCAGAAGAGAAGAGTCAAGACCCCCAGCAGGAGAAGACAGAGAATCCAGACCAGCAGACGGTTCCAAAACCAGTGGAGAACCAGAATCCTGAGCCATTAGAACAAAAAGAGCAGCCGGGTGAAACAGAACAACCCCCCGTCATCGAAGACGTAGAAGCCACGGAGGAGAAGGACCGGGACGGGGGCGACTCCGACCCGGCGTCTCAGAAAAAGCAGCCCAGAGGCTACGAGTGCAAATACTGCCCGTTTTCGACGCAGAACCTGAATGACTTCAAGGAGCACGTGGACTCGAGCCACCCGAACGTCATTCTCAACCCGTTGTACCTCTGCGCCGTCTGCAACTTCAACACCAAGAAGTTTGACTCTCTCACAGAGCACAACGAAAGCCAGCACCCGGGCGAGACGAACTTCAAGTTCAAGaggataaaaatgaacaatcagACTATCTTAGAGCAGACAATCGAAGGCAAGGACAATTCAGTCGAGTGCGGCGTGACAAACGAGCAGGGTGAAagcaacagcagctctgtgttCCCGCCCTGCATATCGACCACGGTGAAGACCCCGGACAGCATCCAGTCGCTCTACAAAGGGAGCGAACCGAAAAGCCAGCGGGACGGCCTGATCCAGAAGAATCAAATCACAGCAGTGAACATCAACGGAACGGTCATCATCCCCGAACCCACCATCCTCCAAGGGCTCTCCCATGTCACCCCGATGCTCCAGCGCCCGCCCAACTTTAACTCTGTACCAAAAATAGCTGTTCCCTTGAACACCACCAAATATAACCCTTCCCTAGACGACAACTTGACGTTGATCACCTCCTTTAACAAGTTCCCTTACCCGACGCACGCCGAGCTGTCTTGGCTGACGGCTGCCTCCAAGCACCCGGAGGACCAGATCAAAGTCTGGTTCACCACCCAGCGGCTGAAGCAAGGCATCACCTGGTCCccggaggaggtggaggaagccAGGAAGAAGATGTTCAACGGCTCCATCCCTCCTGCACATCACACGTTCACCGTCCTGCCTACCGTCTCTCAACCGTCTGCCAAATCCCAGCAGTCCTTTGTCCACACCACCGTCGGGCACACAAGTTACGTCCGGACGACCGCGTCCAATGGGTTCAGTGTCGTCGGCACCACAAACTCTCATGCTGGCCCCAGCCCCGCCCTTAAACGATCCCTGCCGACTCACCTGACGACGGTGTTCGGCCCCGAGTCCAAGCGGCCCATCATGGCCGTCGCCCCCCATTCCGGCGACGCCAAAGACAGGGGCCTCATGGCTCCCCCGCCCCCTCCTCCCCCGAAAGACCGCCTCCCAATGGCCCCGCCTCCCGTCCCGACGGAGATGAAGAGATCTGTAGCAGCTCCTTTGGTCACCACGGAGATGAAGAGGCTTTCCGCTACTGTGCCTTTAATGCCACCGCCATCGTCGTCGTCATCACCGTGTTTGTCGTCCAAAGGGAAGATTCTCTCTGCGTTAGGAAACCCCAAAACGAAGCCGGTGGTGTCGCTGCACTCCATAGTCTTTCCAGAGTCTTTAACGAGGCCACTGATAGTCCCGCCGCCTATCTTTGCCCCGCCGTTCAAAAACTCGCTGCATTATCCGCTCTCTACGCCTATCACTTCCAAAGAAAAGCACCCGAATACCCACTCTTTGCCGGCTGCCGATCTGAAGCTGCCAACCTCCCCGCCGCTTATCACCCCGCAGATGAGGAGGCCACCTATTATCCAGTCCATCCACGGTCTGGCGAAAGCCCCCACCCAGATCCCCGGGTACCCCTTGGACAGCAAGAAACTAAAAGAGCAGCAAGGAGTGGAGGTGAAAGCCAGCTACCCCAGAGGAGATAAGGTACTCACTCCTCTGCTGGAGGCCAACGGGACGTCTCGCACGGACGGCAAATGGTCCCACAATCAAAATCAATCACTTGCTCACAACAACGGAGTCGTACATTTGGACGGTTGCGACCCGTTGGCGGCGTTGAAACCAGACTTTCATCAGAAGTCCTCGGTGCTGACGCAGTTCCCCTTGCTGGAGAGGATGAAGGGAAAGACGGCGGAACAGCTAAAGATCTTGGAGGAGAACTTCTTGAGGAACAGCTTCCCGACACTCAGCGACGTGGACAATCTGGCGGGCAGCACCCGCCTGTCTCACCAGGAGATCGACAGTTGGTTTGTGGAGCGCCGTGCACTACGTGACAACCTGGAACAAGCCCTCCTCAACTCCATGGGCACCAAGAGGATGGACGCAGGTGGCATCGCTGCCATCGCCAAGAAACGACAGCAGCAGCACGAAACTCTGCAGCTGAACGGGATTCACAAACCGAGCAGTGGTGTGGGCCATCTGAAGAACCCTCTGGCGCCCTTGCACTCCCTGCCCATCATCGCCCCCTCCATCCCCAACATGAACTCCTGCTCAGTGCCTCCAGACAGCCGATCCATGGCGCTCCTCAAGGACGATTTTGCTCAAACGCGGTGGCCTTCCCCTGAGGAGTTCAGCCAACTGGAGGGTCGGACGGGACGCGCCGAGCTCGCCCGCTGGTTCACCGACAGCCGGCTGCAGAGCGGCAGCATGGAGCTGACGGAACTTTTTCACAACAACGGAGTGAACGGAGGGCAGGGGCTCCCGCCCGTCTGCTCGCCCAAAAACACTCCCCCCAGCATCCTCCAGCGCTGTCAGGATGGAGCcctaacaaacaacaacaacaacaacagcagtaaGGTGTTGGAGGTGGAGTTGGGCTGGCTGATGGAGCAGCGCGCCAACAGCCTCAGCAGTCACGAGGAGCTCCAAGACCGGTTTGCTGGCAG ACTGAGGCAGCAGACGGCGGCGGAGCTGAAGAACGGCGGGCAGAACGGCGGCGTGATGGGCGGAGCGCGGGAGGTGTTCGGCAGCTGGCTGGACGACGGACACTCGAGGAGAGGAcgggagctgctgctggagcggGACAGGAAGCTGACGGAGGACACGTCTGGGAGGCTGACTGGATAG